GCGGTACCCGGGTCGAGGCGCTGGACGAGATGATCCGGGCCGGCCTGGTCTTCATCGACCGCTACCCGGCCTTCACCCAGCTGTACGTCGCCGAGCTGTGGCGGACCAACCGGGCGTGGCAGTCCACGCTGATGGTGGTCCGCCGGGAGGCGGTGGCCGTGGTGGAGACCGTGCTCCGGGAGGGCGTGGAGCGCGGGGAACTCAGCGCGGAGATCGACGTGCCGCTGACGGCCGCGGCGATGGTGGGCATGGTGCTGGTGGCCGCGCTGGACTGGCAGTCCTTCCAGAGCGAACGCTCGCTGGACGACGTGCACTCGGCGCTGTCGCTGCTGCTGCGGGGCCGCGTCAGCGGGAGCCGGTGACACCGACGGGTGACCCCCGGTCGGCGGTGCCGCCGGGCCGCGGTCGCGGCGTAGAACTGAGTATCCGTACCTAGGCGCCCCCGGGCCGCGAAATGAGTACGCGTACGGATGGGCTCCCACCTGCGCGGACAGCAGACTGGGGGCGACGGACGGGGCCGCTCGGCCCGCACCGCGGACACGGGGCCGCGGAGCGGGACCGGGTCCTCGTCCAGCACCGGGAGGGGGAACCCGGTGGGCACGGCCGGTGCGGCGGGGCTCGGGGGGATCGAGCCCCGCCGCACCGGCGTTCCGGCCCCCGAAGCCCCGAAGCCCCGAAGCCCCGAAGCCCCGAAGCCCTGGGCCCGCAGTCCGCCAGCCCTCGATCCCCAGCCCTCAGGCCCCGCAGCCCTCAGGCCCCCAGCTCTCAGGCCCCTCGGCCCCGCCCCCGCAGCGGCAGCCGGACCGCCGCCAGGCGGGCGGACACCGCCGAGGTGAACGCCGACCACCTGGCCGAGACCGCCCAGCCCGTCCGGGCCGCCGACCGCGGCAGCAGCAGTGCCCTCAGGCGGGTGCCCCGGGACACCGCCGCCAGCAGCCCGGCCCGCGCCAGCAGCACGTCGTCCGCCAGCTCCTCGTGCCGGACCCCGGCCCCCGGAGGTGCGTACAGCGCACGCTCCACCGCGTCCGCGACCCGGTGCACCGCCCGGGCCGCCTCGCCTTCCAGCCGGCCCTGTGCCACGGTGCGCCCGGCCGCCCGCCGGGGCGACAGCGCCCCGTCCGGCGGGATGTTCACGTCCCAGGCCGCGTCACCCAGCTCCTGCCAGGCGAGCAGCACGTCCCCCGAGGCCAGCCGCCGCGCCCGCAGCCGCCCGCGCCACAGCAGCGGGAGCAGCGGCAGCGACAGCAGCAACAGCCCTCCCAGCGTCCAGCCCAGCACTCCGAGGGCCGACACACCGCCGGAGCCGGCTCCCGCGTCCTGCCCGGCCGCCGGGGTCCCGCACTCGCCGAGCCTCTTGAGGTCCGGCGGGCAGGCGTCCGACTGCGAAGGCGCCGTCGCCGGCTCCGACGCGTTCTGCGACGGCAGTGAGGCGGGGGCGGACGGCTGGGCCGTCGGGGTGTCGGTGCGGCCGTAGTCCGGCAGCGAGATCCCGGACCGGGGCGTCGGCTCGAACCGGGTCCAGCCCACGCCCTCGAAGTACAGCTCCGGCCAGGCGTGCGCGTCGCGCATCGTCACGTTCACGCTGCCGTCCGACTGCTTGGTGCCCGGCGTGAAACCCACCGCGACCCGCGCCGGGATGCCGAGCGAGCGCGCCATCGCCGCCATCGAGAACGAGAAGTGGATGCAGAACCCCTCCTTGTCCTGCAGGAACCGGGCGATGGCCTGCGAACCCGTCCCCGAGGACACCCTCGTGTCGTAGCGGAACCCACCGCTCACCGCGAAGAAGTCCTGGAGCATCACGGCCCGCGTGTAGCCGTCCTTCGCGCCCTGGGTGACCCGCCGGGCCGTGTCGCCGACGACCGCCGGCAGGTTGTCCGGCAGCCTCGTGTACTCGTTCATGACCAGGGGGTCCGTCGGCGGCGCGTGCTGGAGCTGCTCCGCCGTGGGCTGGAGCAGCAGGCTGCGGACCGTGTACTGGGCGCCCTGCACGTTCTGGAAGCCGTCCTTGCCGAGCTGGTCGCCGACCAGGGTCCGGCCGACCGGTTCGAAGCGCCACTTCCCGCCGATGTCCACCTGCGTGGCCGGGTAGGGCATCGGCAGGTAGCGCTGGGCGTACGTCTCGGCGGCCGAGACGGTGGTGCGCACCTCGGCGGCGCTGCGCCGCACCTCCAGGTTGCTCAGCCCCTGCGGGTTCGGCAGCCGCGGCGGGACGTCCGTCAGGGGCCGCCCGGAAGCCTCCCACTTGACGCCGTCGAACTCGTCGAGCGCCAGGATGCGCAGGTACTGCTCGGAGAGCTGCGGGCTGTCCGTGCGGTAGCGCAGCACCACCCGGTTGTCCTGCGCGTTCAGGCTGCTCTGGAGGGAGACCAGCGGGTTCACCGCCGAGATCGTCCCGCCGCCGGGGCCGCTGCCTGCGCCGTCGCCGCCGGTCCCCAGCATCCCGCCGCCCATGGCCGGCAGTGCCACCGGCGCAACCAGCGCCAGGCCCAGCGCGACCGCGCCGATCCGCCGTCCGGTGCGTACGGGAGCCACGGCCTGGGCGCCGCCCCCGCCGCCGACGTGCCCCGGGGCCGCCCCGCCGAACACCCGGCCCCACTGCGCGAGCCGGTCCCGGCTCTCCGACAGCAGCAGCATCAGGTAGCCGCAGCCGGCCAGCAGGAAGGAGAGCCAGGCGCCGCCGCGGCCCGCCGACAGCCCGGCGGCCACCGAGTACAGCGCCAGCAGCGGCAGCCCGGCCGCGGCCGCGGACCGCATCGTGACGGCCAGCAGGTCCACCATCAGCCCGATCAGCAGCACCCCGGCCAGCAGGAGCAGCCGGATGCCGTCGGTCGTCGGGGCCGGTATCGCGAACTCGCCGACGTCCCGCACGCCCTGCCCGAACAGCGACCCGAAGTCGGTGAGCAGGTAGCCCAGCACCCCGCCCGAGGGGTTCTCCGCCTTCCCCGCGAACAGCAGCGCGAGGAGCAGCAGGGACACCAGGAACTGCGCGGCGACCGTCAGGGGCCGGGCCAGCGGCACCCTGCGGGCGCCGGCGCCGACCAGACTCTGCACGCCCAGCAGCAGCGCGGCCTGCACCAGCCAGCCGGGCGACTCCACCAGCGGCGTCAGCGACCACGCGGTGAGCAGCGTCGCCAGCAGTGCGAAGAGCGTCAGCCGTGCTTGCCCGCTCATCGGCGGCCTCCGGAGGCAGTCGTGCCGAGCGCGGTGGCACCGGCCCGGCGCCACAGGTCGGCGAAGGCGGCGCCGGGCGGGGCGGCCAGCGCCGTCCAGCCCGCGTCGCGCAGCCGGCGCAGGGTTTCCTCCACCCGGGAGGGCAGGCCGGTCCAGGCCGCGGAGTCCAGGACGAACGCCACCGCGCCCCCGCTGCGCTGGCGCATCCGGGCCGCCAGTTCCGTTTGTACGTCGTCCAGGTCCCCGAAGAAGGCGATGAGGAGCCCGTCGGAGCCGGCTCCGGCGAAGCCGCCCCCGTCCCCCGCGCCGCGCAGCGCCTCGTAGGCGCCGACGAGGTCCGGGCCGTCGGAGTGGCCGACCACCGCGAGGGTGTCCATCATCAGCCCGGCCGCCTCGGCGGACTCCTGGGGCCCGGAGGAGAACCCGCCGCCCGCCCCGCCGGGGACCGAGTCGCCCGTGTCGGTCAGCAGCCGTACCGAGAAGCCGTGCTCCAGCAGGTGCAACAGGGTCGAGGCGGCGCCCGACACGGCCCACTCGAAGGCGGAGCCGGGTCCGGCGCCCTCGTACGCGTCGTGCCGGGTGTCCAGCAGGACGGTGGCCTTGCTGCGCCGGGGCTGTTCCTCGCGGCGCACCATCAGCTCGCCGTAGCGGGCGGTGGAGCGCCAGTGCACCCGGCGCAGGTCGTCGCCGCGCCGGTAGGTGCGCGGGATCACGTCGTCGTCCCCGGCCAGGGCCAGCGAGCGGCGGCTGCCGTCGCCGTAGCCGGAGGACTCGCCGCCCAGCCGTACGGGGGGCAGGGCCTCGGTGCGCGGGACGACGGTCAGGGTGTCGTAGGTGCTGAACGAACGGGTCAGCTCGACCATCCCGAACGGGTCGGTCAGGCGCAGCTGGAGCGGGCCCAGCGGGTAGCGGCCGCGCAGGTCGGAGCGGACCCGGTAGGACACCTCGCGACGGCCGCCCGGCTCGACCCGGTCCAGCACGAAACGGGGCCGCGGCCCCAGCACGTAGGGCACCCGGTCCTGGAGCATCAGCAGTCCGGTGGGCAGGCGGGACACGTTCTCCATGCGCAGCTGCACCCGGGCCTCGCCCCCGGCGGGCACGCGGGCCGGGGTCAGCAGCCGGCTGCCGCGGACCCGGGAGCGGTTGCGGTGCAGGGCGACGACGCAGACCAGCGGCAGCAGGGCGAGCAGCAGCCCGACCCGGAGCAGTTCGCTCTGGCCCAGTACGTAGGCGCAGACGGCGGCGGCGGCCCCGGCGGCCAGGAAGGACCGGCCGCGGGTGGTCAGCCCCGACAGGGAGGCCCGCAGCCCGTCGGCGCCCTCGGCCGTCGCACCGGCGCCGTGCGGGGCACCGGCGCTCATCAGAAGCCCCGCAGGCCCGCGCCGGGCGGCATCTCGCCGCGGGCGTGCGCGGCGGGGACGGGGGTGCGCTGGAGGATGTCGGCGACCACGTGCTCGGCGGTGCGCCGGTTCAGCTGGGCCTGCGCCGTGGGCAGCAGCCGGTGCGCGAGGACGTGCCCGGCGAGCTGCTGGACGTCGTCGGGAAGTACGTACTCGCGCCCCGACAGCGCCGCGGACGCCTTGACCGCGCGCAGCAGGTGCAAGGTGGCGCGGGGCGAGGCGCCCAGGCGCAGGTCCGGGTGGCTGCGGGTGGCGGAGACCAGGTCGACCACGTAGCGGCGGACCGGCTCGGCCACGTACACCTCGCGGACGGCCTCGATCAGCTTGGTGATGTCGTGGGCGTGGGCGACGGCCCGGAAGTCGTCGAGCGGGGAGACGCCGCCGTGCACGTCGAGCATCTGGAGCTCGGCCTCACGGCTGGGGTAGCCGACGGAGACGCGCGCCATGAAGCGGTCGCGCTGCGCCTCGGGCAGCGGGTAGGTGCCCTCCATCTCCACCGGGTTCTGGGTGGCGACGACCATGAACGGGCTGGGCAGCGCGTAGGTGGTGCCGTCGATGGTGACCTGCCGCTCCTCCATCGACTCCAGCAGCGCCGACTGCGTCTTCGGCGAGGCGCGGTTGATCTCGTCGCCGATGACGATCTGCGCGAAGATCGCGCCGGGCTTGAACTCGAACTCGCGGCGCTGCTGGTCGTAGATGCTGACGCCGGTGATGTCGGAGGGCAACAGGTCCGGGGTGAACTGGATGCGCTGCACCGAGCAGTCGATGGACTTGGCGAGCGCCTTGGCGAGCATGGTCTTGCCGACGCCCGGCACGTCCTCGATCAGCAGGTGCCCTTCGGCGAGCAGCACGGTCAGCGCGAGGCGGACGACCTCGGGCTTGCCCTCGATGACGCTCTCGACCGAGTCGCGCACCCGCTCCGCCGTGCTGGTCAGATCCGCGAGGCTCGCTCGGTCGTCGTACGTGGTCACCTGGTTCTCCTCGGCCCTTTTCCAGGGCCGACGCCCCTTGGCGCATGAACCGGCCCACCCCGAAACCCCCGGACGCGCCGGGGGTGACGCCGGGCCCGACGGCTCCCGGGTGGCGTCACCCCGCATTGTTGACGGCGTTGCGGCGCTGTGTCACTCAGGAGACGGGATCGATCTCCCGCAGGAGCCCGGTGTGTACGTCGAAGACGAAGCCTCGCACATCGTCCTTGAAGGGCAGGAAGGGGTTCGTCCGTACCCGCTGCATGGACTGGCGGACGTCCTGGTCCACGTCCCGGAAGGCCTCCACGGCCCAGGCGGGGCGCTGGCCCACCTCGTCCTCCAGCTCGTGGCGGAAGTCCTCGGTCAGGCTTTCGAGGCCGCAGCCGGTGTGGTGGATCAGTATCACCGTGCGGGTGCCGAGCGCTCGCTGGCTGATGGTGAGCGAGCGGATGGTGTCGTCGGTGACGACACCGCCGGCGTTGCGGATGGTGTGACAGTCGCCGAGTTCCAGACCGAGGGCCTTGTGCAGGTCGAGGCGGGCGTCCATACAAGCCACGACGGCCACGTGGAGCACCGGACGTGCGTCCATACCGGGGTCCGTGAACTGGGCGGCGTACCTCCGGTTCGCCTCCACCAGCCGGTCGGTGACCGAACGGCCGCCGGATGCCTTGGCTGCGGAGTCTGCGGGCAGGGATGCGGAAGTCGTCATGGATACGACGTTAGTGGTCACGGCCCCTCGCGGCACTGAGCGAGGGTGGACAAAGAAGGTCAACGGGACTTGGTGTGAGCTAACCCACAGGGGTGGGGCGGGGTCGGCCGTCCGGGTGATTGGCGGCTTTTGCGGGTTCCGTTCGAGCGGGGCGCACCGCGCGCGGGGCGGTTCGTTGACCGCGGCGACCGTTGCACTAAAGTGACGCGAACCGGCCGGAGCCCGGCCCCC
This Streptomyces sp. NBC_00539 DNA region includes the following protein-coding sequences:
- a CDS encoding TetR/AcrR family transcriptional regulator, producing MESSSTGTGTGSGRRRATRQKLYEAAVTLIAEQGFSATTVDEIAERAGVAKGTVYYNFASKTDLFEELLRHGVGLLTASLREAAESTEARGGTRVEALDEMIRAGLVFIDRYPAFTQLYVAELWRTNRAWQSTLMVVRREAVAVVETVLREGVERGELSAEIDVPLTAAAMVGMVLVAALDWQSFQSERSLDDVHSALSLLLRGRVSGSR
- a CDS encoding transglutaminase family protein; its protein translation is MSGQARLTLFALLATLLTAWSLTPLVESPGWLVQAALLLGVQSLVGAGARRVPLARPLTVAAQFLVSLLLLALLFAGKAENPSGGVLGYLLTDFGSLFGQGVRDVGEFAIPAPTTDGIRLLLLAGVLLIGLMVDLLAVTMRSAAAAGLPLLALYSVAAGLSAGRGGAWLSFLLAGCGYLMLLLSESRDRLAQWGRVFGGAAPGHVGGGGGAQAVAPVRTGRRIGAVALGLALVAPVALPAMGGGMLGTGGDGAGSGPGGGTISAVNPLVSLQSSLNAQDNRVVLRYRTDSPQLSEQYLRILALDEFDGVKWEASGRPLTDVPPRLPNPQGLSNLEVRRSAAEVRTTVSAAETYAQRYLPMPYPATQVDIGGKWRFEPVGRTLVGDQLGKDGFQNVQGAQYTVRSLLLQPTAEQLQHAPPTDPLVMNEYTRLPDNLPAVVGDTARRVTQGAKDGYTRAVMLQDFFAVSGGFRYDTRVSSGTGSQAIARFLQDKEGFCIHFSFSMAAMARSLGIPARVAVGFTPGTKQSDGSVNVTMRDAHAWPELYFEGVGWTRFEPTPRSGISLPDYGRTDTPTAQPSAPASLPSQNASEPATAPSQSDACPPDLKRLGECGTPAAGQDAGAGSGGVSALGVLGWTLGGLLLLSLPLLPLLWRGRLRARRLASGDVLLAWQELGDAAWDVNIPPDGALSPRRAAGRTVAQGRLEGEAARAVHRVADAVERALYAPPGAGVRHEELADDVLLARAGLLAAVSRGTRLRALLLPRSAARTGWAVSARWSAFTSAVSARLAAVRLPLRGRGRGA
- a CDS encoding DUF58 domain-containing protein gives rise to the protein MSAGAPHGAGATAEGADGLRASLSGLTTRGRSFLAAGAAAAVCAYVLGQSELLRVGLLLALLPLVCVVALHRNRSRVRGSRLLTPARVPAGGEARVQLRMENVSRLPTGLLMLQDRVPYVLGPRPRFVLDRVEPGGRREVSYRVRSDLRGRYPLGPLQLRLTDPFGMVELTRSFSTYDTLTVVPRTEALPPVRLGGESSGYGDGSRRSLALAGDDDVIPRTYRRGDDLRRVHWRSTARYGELMVRREEQPRRSKATVLLDTRHDAYEGAGPGSAFEWAVSGAASTLLHLLEHGFSVRLLTDTGDSVPGGAGGGFSSGPQESAEAAGLMMDTLAVVGHSDGPDLVGAYEALRGAGDGGGFAGAGSDGLLIAFFGDLDDVQTELAARMRQRSGGAVAFVLDSAAWTGLPSRVEETLRRLRDAGWTALAAPPGAAFADLWRRAGATALGTTASGGRR
- a CDS encoding AAA family ATPase; this encodes MTTYDDRASLADLTSTAERVRDSVESVIEGKPEVVRLALTVLLAEGHLLIEDVPGVGKTMLAKALAKSIDCSVQRIQFTPDLLPSDITGVSIYDQQRREFEFKPGAIFAQIVIGDEINRASPKTQSALLESMEERQVTIDGTTYALPSPFMVVATQNPVEMEGTYPLPEAQRDRFMARVSVGYPSREAELQMLDVHGGVSPLDDFRAVAHAHDITKLIEAVREVYVAEPVRRYVVDLVSATRSHPDLRLGASPRATLHLLRAVKASAALSGREYVLPDDVQQLAGHVLAHRLLPTAQAQLNRRTAEHVVADILQRTPVPAAHARGEMPPGAGLRGF
- a CDS encoding beta-class carbonic anhydrase codes for the protein MTTSASLPADSAAKASGGRSVTDRLVEANRRYAAQFTDPGMDARPVLHVAVVACMDARLDLHKALGLELGDCHTIRNAGGVVTDDTIRSLTISQRALGTRTVILIHHTGCGLESLTEDFRHELEDEVGQRPAWAVEAFRDVDQDVRQSMQRVRTNPFLPFKDDVRGFVFDVHTGLLREIDPVS